A window of the Brassica oleracea var. oleracea cultivar TO1000 chromosome C1, BOL, whole genome shotgun sequence genome harbors these coding sequences:
- the LOC106330520 gene encoding MADS-box transcription factor PHERES 2-like isoform X1: MTRKKTNLAYISDVSARKRTLNLRKKGLLKKLDEIKTLCDVDACAVIYSPYNPTPEVWPSNSEVQKVMDKFENLPEEKQTKRSFNHEEFLNQTITKVQNQVKKLIEGNNDKLMEELMFSCLNGNMGDLAIDDSNRGNLCEFIDGHLKKLYHHKNVFLKNTHLETGESSSLAMAMGMPPVAMAEAGSSFFNSPQQTNESQPLVTSNQGQEHISSHGNQFLNVPTFNFPQQPNEVKGTVSLNQGLEQVPSLNNNFMCASILNPPQLTNEMQQPIIFSNQGANHVDSLASNLLPVSNHGVNTQVMNQDEVYYPLNQQDWYVKEMMEPSQPTCFPWMEENHHYNHRQF; this comes from the exons ATGACAAGGAAGAAGACAAATCTTGCTTACATTTCCGATGTCTCGGCGAGAAAAAGAACACTGAATCTTAGGAAGAAAGGACTTCTGAAGAAACTTGATGAAATCAAGACTCTCTGCGATGTGGATGCGTGTGCGGTCATCTACAGTCCATACAACCCAACACCAGAGGTGTGGCCATCAAACTCGGAGGTGCAAAAGGTTATGGACAAGTTCGAAAACTTGCCAGAGGAGAAGCAGACAAAGAGATCGTTTAACCACGAAGAGTTTCTCAATCAGACAATCACAAAAGTCCAAAATCAGGTTAAAAAATTAATTGAAGGTAATAATGATAAACTCATGGAGGAGCTCATGTTCTCTTGTCTTAATGGGAACATGGGAGATTTGGCTATAGACGATAGTAATCGTGGTAACTTGTGTGAGTTTATTGATGGACATCTCAAGAAACTTTATCATCATAAAAACGTATTCCTAAAAAATACGCATCTTGAGACCGGTGAATCTTCCTCACTGGCTATGGCCATGGGCATGCCACCAGTCGCTATGGCTGAAGCGGGTTCTTCTTTCTTCAACTCTCCTCAACAAACCAATGAGTCTCAGCCTCTAGTCACTTCAAACCAGGGACAAGAACATATTAGTTCTCATGGAAACCAGTTTCTGAATGTCCCAACCTTCAACTTTCCTCAACAACCCAATGAAGTGAAGGGTACAGTCTCTTTAAACCAGGGGCTAGAGCAGGTTCCTTCACTTAACAACAACTTTATGTGTGCATCAATCTTAAATCCTCCTCAACTAACCAACGAGATGCAGCAGCCCATAATATTTTCGAACCAGGGAGCCAACCATGTTGATTCTCTTGCAAGTAATCTCCTCCCAGTTAGCAACCATGGAGTTAATACTCAAGTTATGAATCAG GACGAAGTTTACTATCCACTAAATCAGCAAGATTGGTACGTTAAGGAGATGATGGAACCATCTCAGCCAACATGCTTTCCTTGGATGGAAGAAAATCATCATTACAATCACCGCCAGTTCTAA
- the LOC106330520 gene encoding agamous-like MADS-box protein AGL80 isoform X3, which yields MTRKKTNLAYISDVSARKRTLNLRKKGLLKKLDEIKTLCDVDACAVIYSPYNPTPEVWPSNSEVQKVMDKFENLPEEKQTKRSFNHEEFLNQTITKVQNQVKKLIEGNNDKLMEELMFSCLNGNMGDLAIDDSNRGNLCEFIDGHLKKLYHHKNVFLKNTHLETGESSSLAMAMGMPPVAMAEAGSSFFNSPQQTNESQPLVTSNQGQEHISSHGNQFLNVPTFNFPQQPNEVKGNLLPVSNHGVNTQVMNQDEVYYPLNQQDWYVKEMMEPSQPTCFPWMEENHHYNHRQF from the exons ATGACAAGGAAGAAGACAAATCTTGCTTACATTTCCGATGTCTCGGCGAGAAAAAGAACACTGAATCTTAGGAAGAAAGGACTTCTGAAGAAACTTGATGAAATCAAGACTCTCTGCGATGTGGATGCGTGTGCGGTCATCTACAGTCCATACAACCCAACACCAGAGGTGTGGCCATCAAACTCGGAGGTGCAAAAGGTTATGGACAAGTTCGAAAACTTGCCAGAGGAGAAGCAGACAAAGAGATCGTTTAACCACGAAGAGTTTCTCAATCAGACAATCACAAAAGTCCAAAATCAGGTTAAAAAATTAATTGAAGGTAATAATGATAAACTCATGGAGGAGCTCATGTTCTCTTGTCTTAATGGGAACATGGGAGATTTGGCTATAGACGATAGTAATCGTGGTAACTTGTGTGAGTTTATTGATGGACATCTCAAGAAACTTTATCATCATAAAAACGTATTCCTAAAAAATACGCATCTTGAGACCGGTGAATCTTCCTCACTGGCTATGGCCATGGGCATGCCACCAGTCGCTATGGCTGAAGCGGGTTCTTCTTTCTTCAACTCTCCTCAACAAACCAATGAGTCTCAGCCTCTAGTCACTTCAAACCAGGGACAAGAACATATTAGTTCTCATGGAAACCAGTTTCTGAATGTCCCAACCTTCAACTTTCCTCAACAACCCAATGAAGTGAAGG GTAATCTCCTCCCAGTTAGCAACCATGGAGTTAATACTCAAGTTATGAATCAG GACGAAGTTTACTATCCACTAAATCAGCAAGATTGGTACGTTAAGGAGATGATGGAACCATCTCAGCCAACATGCTTTCCTTGGATGGAAGAAAATCATCATTACAATCACCGCCAGTTCTAA
- the LOC106301395 gene encoding uncharacterized protein LOC106301395 codes for MGGNIPHSSKRFSLFSFFKPRKSHRVEADASWDDSVYTRKALASDEDRRYCVAEPGIDRKASAFIAKFHATRVSESERQTISPYQSEKA; via the coding sequence ATGGGAGGAAACATACCACACAGTAGCAAGAGGTTCTCTCTCTTCAGCTTCTTTAAGCCACGAAAATCTCACAGAGTGGAAGCAGACGCCTCTTGGGACGACAGCGTTTACACTCGCAAAGCATTGGCTAGTGACGAAGACAGACGTTATTGCGTGGCTGAGCCAGGTATCGACCGTAAGGCTTCTGCCTTTATCGCCAAGTTCCATGCAACTCGTGTCTCTGAGTCTGAGCGCCAAACTATCTCTCCTTACCAATCCGAGAAGGCATGA
- the LOC106330520 gene encoding agamous-like MADS-box protein AGL80 isoform X4, producing the protein MTRKKTNLAYISDVSARKRTLNLRKKGLLKKLDEIKTLCDVDACAVIYSPYNPTPEVWPSNSEVQKVMDKFENLPEEKQTKRSFNHEEFLNQTITKVQNQVKKLIEGNNDKLMEELMFSCLNGNMGDLAIDDSNRGNLCEFIDGHLKKLYHHKNVFLKNTHLETGESSSLAMAMGMPPVAMAEAGSSFFNSPQQTNESQPLVTSNQGQEHISSHGNQFLNVPTFNFPQQPNEVKGTVSLNQGLEQVISSQLATMELILKL; encoded by the exons ATGACAAGGAAGAAGACAAATCTTGCTTACATTTCCGATGTCTCGGCGAGAAAAAGAACACTGAATCTTAGGAAGAAAGGACTTCTGAAGAAACTTGATGAAATCAAGACTCTCTGCGATGTGGATGCGTGTGCGGTCATCTACAGTCCATACAACCCAACACCAGAGGTGTGGCCATCAAACTCGGAGGTGCAAAAGGTTATGGACAAGTTCGAAAACTTGCCAGAGGAGAAGCAGACAAAGAGATCGTTTAACCACGAAGAGTTTCTCAATCAGACAATCACAAAAGTCCAAAATCAGGTTAAAAAATTAATTGAAGGTAATAATGATAAACTCATGGAGGAGCTCATGTTCTCTTGTCTTAATGGGAACATGGGAGATTTGGCTATAGACGATAGTAATCGTGGTAACTTGTGTGAGTTTATTGATGGACATCTCAAGAAACTTTATCATCATAAAAACGTATTCCTAAAAAATACGCATCTTGAGACCGGTGAATCTTCCTCACTGGCTATGGCCATGGGCATGCCACCAGTCGCTATGGCTGAAGCGGGTTCTTCTTTCTTCAACTCTCCTCAACAAACCAATGAGTCTCAGCCTCTAGTCACTTCAAACCAGGGACAAGAACATATTAGTTCTCATGGAAACCAGTTTCTGAATGTCCCAACCTTCAACTTTCCTCAACAACCCAATGAAGTGAAGGGTACAGTCTCTTTAAACCAGGGGCTAGAGCAGG TAATCTCCTCCCAGTTAGCAACCATGGAGTTAATACTCAAGTTATGA
- the LOC106330520 gene encoding agamous-like MADS-box protein AGL80 isoform X2 — translation MTRKKTNLAYISDVSARKRTLNLRKKGLLKKLDEIKTLCDVDACAVIYSPYNPTPEVWPSNSEVQKVMDKFENLPEEKQTKRSFNHEEFLNQTITKVQNQVKKLIEGNNDKLMEELMFSCLNGNMGDLAIDDSNRGNLCEFIDGHLKKLYHHKNVFLKNTHLETGESSSLAMAMGMPPVAMAEAGSSFFNSPQQTNESQPLVTSNQGQEHISSHGNQFLNVPTFNFPQQPNEVKGTVSLNQGLEQPIIFSNQGANHVDSLASNLLPVSNHGVNTQVMNQDEVYYPLNQQDWYVKEMMEPSQPTCFPWMEENHHYNHRQF, via the exons ATGACAAGGAAGAAGACAAATCTTGCTTACATTTCCGATGTCTCGGCGAGAAAAAGAACACTGAATCTTAGGAAGAAAGGACTTCTGAAGAAACTTGATGAAATCAAGACTCTCTGCGATGTGGATGCGTGTGCGGTCATCTACAGTCCATACAACCCAACACCAGAGGTGTGGCCATCAAACTCGGAGGTGCAAAAGGTTATGGACAAGTTCGAAAACTTGCCAGAGGAGAAGCAGACAAAGAGATCGTTTAACCACGAAGAGTTTCTCAATCAGACAATCACAAAAGTCCAAAATCAGGTTAAAAAATTAATTGAAGGTAATAATGATAAACTCATGGAGGAGCTCATGTTCTCTTGTCTTAATGGGAACATGGGAGATTTGGCTATAGACGATAGTAATCGTGGTAACTTGTGTGAGTTTATTGATGGACATCTCAAGAAACTTTATCATCATAAAAACGTATTCCTAAAAAATACGCATCTTGAGACCGGTGAATCTTCCTCACTGGCTATGGCCATGGGCATGCCACCAGTCGCTATGGCTGAAGCGGGTTCTTCTTTCTTCAACTCTCCTCAACAAACCAATGAGTCTCAGCCTCTAGTCACTTCAAACCAGGGACAAGAACATATTAGTTCTCATGGAAACCAGTTTCTGAATGTCCCAACCTTCAACTTTCCTCAACAACCCAATGAAGTGAAGGGTACAGTCTCTTTAAACCAGGGGCTAGAGCAG CCCATAATATTTTCGAACCAGGGAGCCAACCATGTTGATTCTCTTGCAAGTAATCTCCTCCCAGTTAGCAACCATGGAGTTAATACTCAAGTTATGAATCAG GACGAAGTTTACTATCCACTAAATCAGCAAGATTGGTACGTTAAGGAGATGATGGAACCATCTCAGCCAACATGCTTTCCTTGGATGGAAGAAAATCATCATTACAATCACCGCCAGTTCTAA